A stretch of Chitinophaga caeni DNA encodes these proteins:
- the pbpC gene encoding penicillin-binding protein 1C: protein MPSTKWQKIKLWLYKKRKWGIVLAVLLVAYYFILPKTLFDKPTSFVVEDADGRLLSASIASDGQWRFPAPDSIPQKFIDCITTYEDKRFYYHWGVDPLALGRAIKQNISGGKVVSGASTLTMQVIRLSRDQPRTIWQKFIETVLATRLEFSYSKKEILNLYASNAPFGGNVVGLDAAAWRYYGRSPYQLSWGEMATLAVLPNSPSLVHPGKNQKILLQKRNSLLEKLADNRNIDPTTCRLAKLEPLPGEPIPLPQLAPHLLDKFRKDWYRHGKLGDTRLHSTLDANLQQNIIQAVERHHQNLKANGINNAAVLVLDLETGNTLAYVGNVYHPEDPELQSHVDIIQAPRSPGSTLKPLLFAAMLNDGFILPNSLLADVPLAIAGYTPQNFDLGFDGAVPASEALSRSLNVPAVGMLKQYRTERFQALLKKMKITTMQKPASHYGLSLILGGGETTLWELTGAYASLGRQLLHYKDLNYQYDADDIHPPIYNREEKVISNSSPSTHGLLNASSIWFTLQAMEDVMRPGEEMLWQQFSSSQRVAWKTGTSFGFRDGWAIGMTPRFAIGVWTGNADGEGRPGLIGVQTAAPILFEVARMMDSRQWFSKPSQDMEKIAVCKQSGYQAGPNCPDVDSVLYPKSGSKVKACPYHQLIHLDATGKYRVTSNCEAPYNMQHVSWFVLPPTMEFYYRAKHLYKPLPPFKPGCETGGQAGQSMEIIYPRDQAKIYVPVEIDGKQGATVFKATHRDPDAVIFWHLDDEYIGSTTTFHQISLNPSPGNHVLSIIDESGEQEMVRFEILDKKRGK from the coding sequence ATGCCTTCGACAAAGTGGCAAAAAATAAAACTGTGGTTATATAAAAAAAGGAAATGGGGCATCGTTTTGGCGGTGTTATTGGTTGCTTATTACTTCATCCTGCCTAAAACATTATTTGATAAACCTACTTCATTCGTTGTGGAAGATGCTGATGGAAGACTCCTTTCTGCCAGTATTGCCAGCGATGGACAATGGAGATTCCCCGCGCCGGATTCAATCCCGCAGAAATTTATAGATTGTATCACTACTTACGAAGACAAACGGTTTTATTACCATTGGGGTGTTGATCCCTTAGCCCTGGGCCGTGCCATCAAACAAAACATTTCCGGAGGAAAGGTCGTGAGCGGCGCCAGTACCTTAACGATGCAAGTGATCCGCTTATCCAGGGATCAACCCAGGACTATTTGGCAGAAGTTCATAGAAACCGTTTTGGCCACCCGCTTGGAGTTCTCTTATTCGAAGAAAGAAATATTGAATTTATATGCGAGCAATGCTCCCTTCGGTGGGAACGTGGTAGGCTTGGATGCAGCTGCTTGGCGCTATTACGGACGGAGTCCCTACCAACTCTCTTGGGGAGAGATGGCAACCCTTGCCGTTTTACCTAATAGTCCCTCTCTGGTGCATCCGGGGAAAAATCAAAAAATATTATTACAAAAGAGAAACAGCCTGCTGGAGAAACTTGCAGACAACAGAAATATTGATCCTACCACCTGTAGATTGGCGAAGCTGGAACCGCTACCGGGAGAACCGATCCCGTTACCTCAACTAGCGCCGCACCTGCTGGATAAATTCAGAAAAGACTGGTACCGTCATGGGAAACTTGGAGATACCCGGTTACATAGTACCCTCGATGCTAATTTACAACAGAACATTATACAAGCAGTTGAAAGGCATCATCAAAATTTAAAAGCAAACGGTATTAATAATGCCGCGGTCCTGGTACTGGATCTTGAAACGGGTAATACGCTTGCTTATGTAGGGAATGTTTATCACCCGGAAGATCCTGAGTTACAAAGTCATGTAGACATCATCCAGGCGCCGAGAAGTCCCGGCAGCACCTTGAAACCGTTACTATTTGCCGCGATGTTGAATGATGGATTTATATTACCTAATTCATTATTGGCCGATGTTCCATTAGCCATTGCAGGGTACACACCTCAAAACTTTGACCTGGGCTTCGATGGCGCCGTTCCTGCATCGGAGGCATTATCCCGCTCCTTAAATGTGCCTGCCGTGGGTATGTTAAAACAATACCGTACGGAACGCTTTCAAGCCTTGTTAAAAAAGATGAAGATCACCACCATGCAAAAGCCTGCCAGCCACTACGGGTTAAGTTTAATACTGGGAGGCGGTGAAACGACCCTATGGGAGCTGACGGGCGCATATGCGAGCTTAGGCAGACAATTATTGCATTACAAGGATTTGAATTATCAATATGATGCGGATGATATTCATCCACCCATATACAACCGTGAAGAAAAAGTTATTTCAAATTCTTCGCCCTCAACGCATGGCTTATTAAATGCCAGTTCCATATGGTTTACATTGCAAGCCATGGAAGATGTGATGCGTCCCGGTGAAGAAATGCTTTGGCAACAATTTTCTTCTTCACAGCGGGTAGCATGGAAAACCGGCACCAGCTTCGGCTTCCGGGATGGTTGGGCCATCGGGATGACGCCCCGGTTTGCCATCGGCGTTTGGACCGGTAATGCTGACGGGGAAGGAAGACCGGGATTGATCGGCGTACAAACGGCGGCGCCGATTTTATTTGAAGTGGCAAGGATGATGGATAGCAGGCAATGGTTTAGTAAACCTTCGCAGGATATGGAGAAGATCGCAGTATGTAAGCAATCGGGCTATCAAGCCGGGCCTAATTGCCCCGATGTTGACAGTGTTTTATATCCCAAATCCGGCAGCAAGGTGAAGGCTTGTCCCTATCACCAGTTGATCCATTTAGATGCTACCGGGAAATACCGCGTCACATCTAATTGCGAAGCGCCTTATAATATGCAACATGTATCTTGGTTCGTTTTACCGCCCACGATGGAGTTTTATTACAGGGCCAAGCATCTTTATAAGCCTTTACCTCCTTTTAAACCTGGGTGTGAAACCGGGGGGCAAGCTGGACAAAGCATGGAGATCATCTACCCCAGGGATCAAGCTAAGATTTACGTACCTGTTGAAATCGATGGGAAGCAAGGCGCCACGGTATTTAAAGCCACGCACCGGGATCCGGATGCAGTTATATTCTGGCATTTGGATGATGAATATATCGGCAGTACGACAACCTTTCATCAAATTTCGTTGAATCCAAGCCCGGGAAATCATGTATTATCAATTATTGACGAGTCCGGGGAGCAAGAGATGGTGCGGTTTGAAATTTTGGATAAAAAACGTGGGAAATAA
- a CDS encoding bacteriocin fulvocin C-related protein: protein MIKEFLLETKELSEFTQEILLQNPVSRIKRASSFLSADKKEILWKSKLYAILKNDAERLTVEQLKIVQSIVTLLEVNGMKKLMENPAIGEKFLNENLDYFKKHFTSGQLLLLIEHPYYENDFSIKNSLRYLTNVDSRSNSNEKNAGSIDPLFVEMPGGGGAKDCNCLYDLGCSAGNLCLKSNVNCSQVTDCGLFGTSNCKGVCNQGNGTPTPDPV from the coding sequence ATTATCAAAGAATTCCTGTTAGAAACTAAAGAGCTTAGTGAATTTACCCAAGAAATACTATTACAAAATCCTGTTAGCAGAATTAAACGTGCTTCCTCCTTTTTAAGTGCGGATAAAAAAGAAATACTTTGGAAAAGTAAATTGTATGCTATTCTAAAAAATGATGCTGAACGGCTTACTGTTGAACAATTAAAAATTGTCCAATCAATTGTAACATTATTAGAAGTCAATGGGATGAAGAAATTAATGGAAAATCCCGCAATAGGAGAAAAATTCTTAAATGAAAATTTGGATTATTTTAAGAAGCATTTCACATCAGGCCAGTTATTATTATTAATAGAGCATCCCTATTATGAGAATGATTTCAGCATAAAGAATTCGTTACGGTATTTGACTAACGTAGATAGCAGATCTAATTCAAATGAAAAAAATGCAGGTTCGATAGATCCATTGTTCGTAGAAATGCCAGGAGGTGGTGGTGCCAAAGATTGTAATTGTCTTTACGATTTGGGATGTTCTGCGGGTAATCTTTGTTTGAAAAGTAATGTAAATTGTTCCCAGGTAACAGACTGTGGTCTTTTCGGGACTTCTAATTGTAAAGGAGTTTGTAATCAAGGTAACGGAACTCCAACTCCAGATCCAGTATAG